From a region of the Streptomyces sp. B21-083 genome:
- a CDS encoding V-type ATP synthase subunit A, with amino-acid sequence MGAVTESTGTDRPPVARQPASRILRVTGPLVEMEYAGGTAMYDLVSIGPAGLPGEVVAISGDVVTVQAYEYTGGLAPGQAALPQGRPLSVRLGPQLLGGIFDGLLRPLSGAGDWLLPDTRRTATGERTWSFSPLAAEGEELAEGQALGEVRDAGPVRVKVLVPPGCGGTVTEIAGPAGYSQDAVVAVVGGTEVGLGALWPVRRPRPVRERVDTHEALNTGQRVVDLLFPVARGSTVAVPGGFGTGKTVLLQQIAKWCDADVIVYVGCGERGNEMADVITELSELQDPRTGGRLADRTVTIANTSNMPMMAREASVHTGVTVAEYFRDMGLDVVVIADSTSRWAEALREFASRTGALPAEEGYPAGLASAIAAFYERAAAVATLGGDRGSVTVIGAVSPPGGDMTEPVTAHTERFVRCLWTLDRDLAYARHYPALSWAGSFSRDVPVLAAGHRAAGDAAWSRHRDRVGAALAEADRLADLVDLIGIAALPPRERISVLAGRLVREGVLQQSALSERDAYCGPEKTAALADAVLAVVDRCRELVDSGVPAATVEEIDFGPLLRAREDTGPHDATGVAARRDAMLSRLGEVRS; translated from the coding sequence GTGGGAGCCGTGACGGAGTCCACCGGGACGGACCGCCCGCCTGTCGCCCGGCAGCCCGCCTCCCGGATCCTGCGCGTCACCGGACCGCTGGTCGAGATGGAGTACGCGGGCGGCACCGCGATGTACGACCTGGTCTCGATCGGCCCCGCCGGACTGCCCGGCGAGGTCGTGGCCATCAGCGGTGACGTGGTCACCGTCCAGGCGTACGAGTACACAGGCGGGCTCGCCCCGGGACAGGCCGCGCTTCCGCAGGGCCGCCCGCTCTCGGTGCGGCTCGGTCCGCAACTGCTCGGCGGGATCTTCGACGGGCTGCTGCGCCCACTGTCCGGTGCCGGCGACTGGCTGCTGCCGGACACGCGGCGGACCGCGACCGGGGAACGCACCTGGTCCTTCTCCCCCCTGGCGGCGGAGGGCGAGGAACTCGCCGAGGGGCAGGCGCTCGGGGAGGTCCGTGACGCGGGTCCGGTACGGGTGAAGGTCCTGGTGCCACCCGGCTGCGGGGGCACGGTGACGGAGATCGCCGGCCCCGCCGGCTACTCGCAGGACGCCGTCGTGGCTGTGGTGGGCGGCACCGAAGTCGGGCTGGGCGCCCTGTGGCCGGTGCGCAGGCCCCGCCCCGTGCGGGAGCGCGTCGACACCCACGAGGCCCTCAACACCGGTCAACGGGTGGTCGACCTGCTCTTCCCTGTGGCCCGGGGCAGCACGGTCGCGGTGCCCGGTGGCTTCGGCACCGGCAAGACGGTGCTGCTCCAGCAGATCGCCAAGTGGTGCGACGCGGACGTCATCGTCTACGTCGGCTGCGGCGAGCGCGGCAACGAGATGGCAGACGTCATCACCGAGTTGTCGGAGCTGCAGGACCCGCGGACGGGCGGACGCCTGGCGGACCGCACGGTGACGATCGCGAACACCTCCAACATGCCGATGATGGCGCGCGAGGCCAGTGTCCACACGGGGGTGACGGTCGCCGAGTACTTCCGTGACATGGGCCTGGACGTGGTGGTCATCGCCGACTCGACCTCCCGATGGGCCGAGGCACTACGCGAGTTCGCCTCCCGCACCGGCGCGCTGCCCGCCGAGGAGGGCTACCCGGCCGGACTGGCCTCGGCCATCGCGGCCTTCTACGAGCGGGCCGCCGCCGTGGCCACGCTCGGCGGTGACCGGGGCTCGGTGACCGTGATCGGCGCGGTGTCACCGCCCGGCGGCGACATGACCGAACCGGTCACGGCCCACACCGAGCGCTTCGTCCGCTGCCTGTGGACCCTGGACCGCGACCTCGCCTACGCCCGCCACTACCCGGCCCTCTCCTGGGCGGGGTCCTTCTCCCGGGACGTCCCCGTGCTGGCTGCCGGACACCGGGCGGCCGGAGATGCGGCGTGGTCCCGGCACCGCGACCGGGTGGGTGCGGCACTGGCGGAGGCCGACCGGCTGGCCGACCTGGTGGACCTGATCGGGATCGCCGCCCTTCCGCCGCGGGAGCGGATCAGCGTGCTCGCGGGCAGGCTGGTGCGGGAGGGTGTGCTGCAGCAGAGTGCGCTGTCGGAGCGGGACGCGTACTGCGGGCCGGAGAAGACGGCCGCACTGGCCGACGCCGTCCTGGCGGTCGTCGACCGCTGCCGGGAACTGGTGGACTCCGGTGTTCCGGCGGCGACGGTCGAGGAGATCGACTTCGGCCCGCTGCTGCGCGCCCGGGAGGACACCGGCCCGCACGACGCCACCGGGGTGGCGGCACGGCGCGACGCCATGCTCTCCAGGCTGGGAGAAGTGCGGTCATGA
- a CDS encoding alpha-ketoacid dehydrogenase subunit beta — MGDGERPQAAKTTYREALREALRDALRADDRVFLMGEDVGRYGGGFGVSLGLLEEFGPARVRDTPLSESAFVGAGIGAALAGLRPIVEIMTVNFSLLALDQILNNAATLLHMSGGQLAVPLVIRMTTGAGRQLGAQHSHSLEGWYAHIPGIRVLAPATLEDARHMLAPALADPDPVLIFEHGSLYNVSGELLPATAPVDLDHATVRRPGTDISLITYGGSLPKTLAAADELAAAGISAEVIDLRTLRPYDAQTVAASVARTHRAVVVDEAWRTGSFAAEVSARIAEESFYELDAPVERVCSAEVPMPYARQLEEAALPQAPDIVAAAHRAVD, encoded by the coding sequence ATGGGCGACGGTGAGCGGCCGCAGGCGGCGAAGACGACCTATCGGGAAGCGCTGCGCGAGGCGCTGCGGGACGCCCTGCGCGCCGACGACCGCGTCTTCCTGATGGGCGAGGACGTGGGCCGCTACGGCGGAGGCTTCGGCGTCAGCCTCGGCCTGCTGGAGGAGTTCGGCCCGGCACGCGTCCGCGACACTCCGCTGTCGGAGTCCGCGTTCGTGGGCGCCGGCATCGGCGCCGCCCTGGCCGGGCTGCGGCCGATCGTCGAGATCATGACCGTCAACTTCAGCCTGCTCGCCCTCGACCAGATCCTCAACAACGCCGCCACCCTGCTGCACATGTCGGGCGGCCAACTGGCCGTGCCCCTGGTCATCCGCATGACGACAGGTGCCGGACGGCAGCTCGGGGCCCAGCACTCGCACAGCCTGGAGGGCTGGTACGCGCACATCCCCGGCATCCGGGTCCTCGCCCCCGCCACCCTCGAGGACGCACGCCACATGCTGGCCCCGGCGCTCGCAGACCCCGACCCGGTCCTGATCTTCGAGCACGGAAGTCTCTACAACGTCTCCGGCGAACTCCTCCCGGCCACCGCGCCCGTTGACCTGGATCACGCCACGGTCCGCAGGCCCGGCACCGACATCTCGCTGATCACGTACGGAGGTTCGCTGCCCAAGACCCTCGCGGCGGCGGACGAGTTGGCCGCCGCGGGCATCAGCGCCGAAGTGATCGACCTGCGCACGCTCCGGCCCTATGACGCCCAGACCGTCGCTGCTTCCGTGGCCCGTACCCACCGTGCGGTGGTCGTCGACGAGGCATGGCGGACGGGCAGCTTCGCCGCCGAGGTGTCCGCTCGTATCGCCGAGGAGTCGTTCTACGAACTGGACGCGCCCGTCGAGCGGGTGTGCAGCGCGGAGGTGCCCATGCCGTACGCCCGGCAGCTGGAGGAGGCCGCCCTGCCGCAGGCACCCGACATCGTCGCGGCCGCCCACCGGGCGGTGGACTGA
- a CDS encoding 2-oxo acid dehydrogenase subunit E2: MAEFTMPSLGADMDEGTLLEWLVGPGDLVHKGDPVAVVETAKSTIEVECFETGTMAELLVEPGSTVPVGTPLALIGATAPKPEHPEGEEGKPHRTRKPRKVRGPEGSKETEKAGRMGKAEKAEKRRAARRAPKKGEPSKPPSPPPGPATAPAPVPSTARQGSHIEAGPLVRHLAEQSGVDLETLHGSGPGGRVTRTDVEEAAAGGATTRQPRVRATPLARRLAAEVGVELATVQGTGRDSAVRAADVRQAAPGPSTPVPPASADAVPVRPSAERPSAAHVPDDRGAVMRRAIAGLMSRANRDIPHYYLSTTVDMAAAMDWLHEHNRRSPIGERMLPAALLLKAAALAARDVPELNGSWTDDHFTAGEGVHLGVAVSLRGGGLVAPALHHADTLALPQLMTALKDLVTRARTGRLRGSEVSDATITVTNLGDQGVETVFGVIYPPQVALVGFGRVVDRPCAVDGLLGVRPVVTATLSADHRATDGAVGARYLTAVTRLLQNPEQL, from the coding sequence ATGGCCGAGTTCACCATGCCGTCCCTCGGCGCAGACATGGACGAGGGAACGCTGCTGGAGTGGCTGGTGGGACCAGGCGACCTCGTCCACAAAGGCGATCCGGTCGCGGTCGTCGAGACCGCGAAGTCGACCATCGAGGTGGAGTGCTTCGAGACCGGAACCATGGCCGAGCTGCTTGTCGAGCCCGGTTCGACGGTGCCGGTGGGCACACCGCTCGCGCTGATCGGGGCGACGGCGCCGAAACCCGAGCACCCGGAAGGAGAGGAGGGGAAGCCGCACAGAACCCGGAAACCACGCAAGGTCCGTGGACCCGAGGGCTCCAAGGAGACCGAGAAGGCGGGGAGGATGGGGAAGGCGGAGAAGGCGGAGAAGCGACGAGCTGCCCGTCGCGCACCGAAGAAGGGCGAGCCTTCCAAGCCCCCGTCCCCGCCTCCCGGCCCCGCCACGGCCCCGGCGCCGGTACCGTCCACCGCTCGACAGGGCAGTCACATCGAGGCGGGCCCTCTGGTCCGGCACCTGGCGGAGCAGAGCGGCGTCGACCTGGAGACGCTGCACGGCTCCGGACCCGGCGGCCGCGTCACCCGAACCGACGTAGAGGAAGCGGCGGCCGGCGGGGCCACCACCCGTCAACCGCGCGTGCGGGCCACGCCTCTCGCCCGGCGGCTCGCCGCCGAAGTGGGCGTCGAGCTGGCCACCGTGCAGGGCACGGGCAGGGACTCGGCCGTCCGCGCTGCGGACGTACGCCAGGCGGCCCCCGGCCCGTCGACTCCGGTCCCGCCCGCGTCTGCGGACGCCGTTCCGGTACGTCCTTCCGCTGAACGTCCTTCTGCCGCACATGTGCCCGATGATCGGGGGGCGGTCATGCGCCGCGCGATCGCTGGTCTGATGAGCCGCGCCAACCGGGACATTCCCCACTACTACCTCTCCACAACCGTGGACATGGCCGCCGCGATGGACTGGCTGCACGAGCACAATCGGCGCAGCCCGATCGGTGAACGGATGCTTCCCGCCGCCCTGCTGCTCAAGGCGGCGGCCCTGGCGGCCCGGGACGTACCCGAGCTCAACGGTTCCTGGACCGACGACCACTTCACGGCCGGCGAGGGCGTACATCTCGGCGTGGCCGTGTCGCTGCGCGGTGGAGGGCTCGTCGCCCCCGCACTGCACCACGCCGACACCCTGGCACTCCCGCAGTTGATGACAGCCCTGAAGGACCTGGTCACTCGGGCCCGTACGGGCAGACTGCGGGGCTCCGAGGTGTCAGACGCCACGATCACGGTCACCAACCTCGGAGATCAGGGAGTGGAGACCGTGTTCGGAGTGATCTACCCGCCGCAGGTGGCCCTCGTCGGTTTCGGGCGGGTGGTCGACCGGCCGTGTGCCGTAGACGGCCTGCTGGGCGTGCGGCCCGTGGTCACTGCGACCCTCTCGGCCGACCACCGAGCGACGGACGGCGCTGTCGGCGCCCGCTACCTCACGGCGGTCACCCGCCTCCTGCAGAACCCGGAGCAGCTGTGA
- a CDS encoding ATP synthase subunit C, giving the protein MITWFLALPVIAAGFVAARLVLRRSGRTALWWMVAADAVLLVAATVVLTLAFGGGSAQAASTAAQDSGSGSAALIGAAIAVAGSTIGAGIAVAYTGAAALAALSERPELFGRAMVIVGLAEGIAIYGLVVAVILIGKA; this is encoded by the coding sequence GTGATCACCTGGTTTCTGGCCCTGCCCGTCATCGCGGCGGGGTTCGTCGCCGCCCGCCTGGTACTGCGGCGCTCGGGCCGGACGGCCCTGTGGTGGATGGTCGCCGCCGACGCCGTGCTCTTGGTGGCCGCCACCGTGGTGCTGACCCTGGCGTTCGGCGGCGGATCCGCCCAGGCCGCGTCCACGGCCGCCCAGGACTCGGGTTCCGGCTCCGCCGCCCTGATCGGCGCCGCGATCGCGGTGGCCGGGTCGACGATCGGCGCCGGAATCGCCGTCGCCTACACCGGCGCCGCCGCGCTCGCGGCGCTCAGCGAACGGCCCGAACTGTTCGGCCGGGCCATGGTCATCGTCGGCCTGGCCGAAGGCATCGCCATCTACGGGCTGGTCGTCGCGGTCATCCTGATCGGGAAGGCATGA
- a CDS encoding V-type ATPase 116kDa subunit family protein, giving the protein MRRVAVVAPEKALRVSLVRIAEAGCVEIDLAGDGGPEVRRPAATRLRRLRTEPAPPLLSEASPDLDALEREGRTDLLAGEAQLEERLGSAVRRGEAAALAGWCPEAEVGATAARIAGAGGALVVLRAPRGVDPPTLLTGADTGSPARPARTVRRSFTPLVSTYGTVPYADLDPTLPAGIVYAVMFGVMFGDAGHGLLLVALALLLRAGRPRRLAALRPLWPFVAGAGLAATLAGVAYGEFFGPTGVLPVLWLAPLEEPMRLLAAAVLLGAVLLAFAYAAGIVNRWREGGPASALFATTGVAGAALYLGLAGVAGCVWFDRPAYAAAGAVIAVVGLALVAAGLYATTAGGPGGVVQTGIQLLDAVVRIGSNVVSFARLAAFGLTHAALGAIVWDGTTALAGRGPVGVAAALVVFLAGNALTFALEALVAGVQALRLEYYELFSRLFEGEGRPFRPWHLPAEPAEPAEPVEGLAADAEPPASGETAAGQIARLGPAREEHS; this is encoded by the coding sequence ATGCGCCGAGTGGCCGTCGTGGCCCCTGAGAAGGCGCTGCGGGTGAGCCTGGTCCGGATCGCCGAGGCGGGCTGCGTCGAGATCGACCTGGCCGGGGACGGCGGGCCGGAAGTCCGCAGACCCGCGGCGACGCGACTGCGGCGGCTGCGCACCGAGCCGGCACCACCGCTTCTCAGCGAGGCTTCCCCCGACCTGGATGCCCTGGAGCGCGAGGGCCGGACGGACCTGTTGGCGGGTGAGGCGCAACTGGAGGAACGACTCGGCAGCGCGGTCCGGCGCGGCGAAGCCGCCGCCCTGGCCGGCTGGTGCCCCGAGGCCGAGGTGGGCGCGACGGCGGCGCGCATCGCCGGCGCCGGGGGCGCGCTGGTGGTACTGAGGGCCCCGCGCGGCGTCGATCCGCCGACTTTGCTGACCGGAGCGGACACCGGATCGCCGGCGCGCCCGGCGAGAACGGTGCGCCGCTCCTTCACACCTCTGGTCAGCACGTACGGCACCGTGCCCTACGCCGACCTCGATCCCACCCTGCCGGCGGGGATCGTCTACGCGGTGATGTTCGGCGTGATGTTCGGCGATGCCGGGCACGGGCTGCTGCTCGTCGCCCTGGCCCTGCTGCTGCGCGCCGGCCGACCGCGCCGACTGGCGGCGCTGCGCCCGCTGTGGCCTTTCGTCGCCGGGGCCGGACTGGCCGCCACCCTGGCCGGGGTGGCGTACGGCGAGTTCTTCGGCCCGACCGGAGTGCTGCCCGTGCTGTGGCTGGCGCCGCTGGAGGAGCCCATGCGGCTGCTGGCCGCCGCCGTGTTGCTCGGCGCCGTGCTCCTGGCCTTCGCCTATGCCGCAGGAATCGTGAACCGGTGGCGGGAGGGCGGACCGGCCTCGGCTCTGTTCGCGACGACCGGTGTCGCCGGAGCCGCGCTCTACCTCGGTCTCGCCGGGGTCGCCGGATGCGTGTGGTTCGACCGGCCGGCGTACGCCGCCGCGGGGGCCGTGATCGCCGTCGTCGGCCTGGCCCTCGTCGCAGCGGGGCTGTACGCGACCACGGCGGGCGGTCCGGGCGGTGTCGTGCAGACAGGCATTCAGCTCCTGGACGCGGTGGTCCGCATCGGTTCCAACGTCGTGTCCTTCGCGCGGCTCGCGGCCTTCGGGCTGACCCATGCAGCGCTCGGCGCGATCGTCTGGGACGGCACGACGGCTCTGGCGGGCCGGGGGCCGGTCGGTGTCGCCGCCGCACTGGTGGTGTTCCTCGCCGGTAACGCCCTGACGTTCGCGCTGGAGGCGCTGGTGGCCGGCGTCCAGGCCCTGCGCCTGGAGTACTACGAACTCTTCTCCCGGCTCTTCGAGGGGGAGGGGCGTCCGTTCAGACCCTGGCATCTGCCCGCCGAGCCCGCCGAGCCCGCCGAGCCCGTCGAGGGGTTGGCCGCCGACGCCGAGCCGCCCGCCTCGGGAGAAACCGCGGCGGGGCAGATCGCCCGGCTCGGTCCGGCGAGGGAGGAGCACTCGTGA
- a CDS encoding acyl carrier protein, whose product MNINRTDALDMVRESISRVIPDADFAALGPNDAFRDALEMDSLDFLSFVEVLSERSGVRIEDEDTPRLTTLSGSADFLVTRTG is encoded by the coding sequence GTGAACATCAACCGAACCGACGCACTGGACATGGTGAGGGAATCGATCTCCCGGGTCATCCCGGACGCCGACTTCGCCGCACTGGGGCCCAACGACGCGTTCCGTGACGCGCTGGAGATGGACTCCCTGGACTTCCTGAGTTTCGTCGAGGTGCTCAGCGAACGGTCCGGCGTCCGCATCGAGGACGAGGACACGCCCCGGCTGACCACGCTGTCCGGCAGTGCCGACTTTCTCGTCACCCGCACGGGCTGA
- a CDS encoding CBS domain-containing protein — MSDFEHSSAEKEARRTMPGRPWTPREEPRQDALRRYLGAIAGAASARSTEESERPHGGEHAEPPATAAPGPPAAEPAVLRVRDVMRVPAASVAGDTPFLDVAHTLAREQVSALPVVDSDDHVIGVVSETDLLAKAAVMAEPRRHGAVGRLWQHRLYDKSHGDSAATLMTFPPVTVHPEQRVADAAWTAAHGRLKRLPVTDHHGRLVGVVSREDLLRALIRDDTEILAEVESLVGRHLLDPRAVEVTVEHGVVTVAGKVKEADNALVPELFASVRDIDDVVGVIDNTEAV; from the coding sequence GTGAGCGACTTCGAGCACAGCTCGGCGGAGAAAGAAGCCCGCCGCACCATGCCAGGCCGCCCCTGGACACCCCGGGAGGAACCGCGCCAGGACGCACTGCGCCGCTACCTCGGGGCAATCGCCGGCGCCGCGTCGGCGAGGAGCACCGAGGAGTCCGAGCGCCCTCACGGCGGGGAACATGCCGAGCCGCCCGCCACCGCCGCACCCGGACCGCCCGCCGCGGAACCGGCCGTACTCCGTGTACGGGACGTGATGCGGGTGCCGGCGGCCTCCGTGGCCGGGGACACGCCGTTCCTGGACGTGGCCCACACGCTGGCCCGTGAGCAGGTGAGCGCCCTGCCAGTGGTCGACTCCGACGACCACGTGATCGGTGTCGTCTCGGAGACGGACCTGCTGGCCAAGGCCGCCGTGATGGCGGAGCCTCGTCGGCACGGAGCTGTCGGCAGGCTGTGGCAGCACCGCCTGTACGACAAGAGCCACGGCGACTCGGCCGCCACTTTGATGACCTTCCCGCCTGTCACGGTCCACCCTGAGCAGAGGGTGGCGGACGCGGCGTGGACCGCCGCGCACGGCCGGTTGAAGCGCCTCCCCGTGACCGACCATCACGGTCGGCTCGTCGGTGTGGTGAGCCGGGAGGATCTGCTGCGTGCCCTGATCCGGGACGACACCGAGATCCTCGCCGAGGTCGAGTCTCTGGTCGGCCGGCACCTGCTGGACCCGCGCGCTGTCGAAGTCACCGTGGAGCACGGCGTGGTGACCGTGGCGGGGAAAGTCAAGGAAGCAGACAACGCACTCGTCCCCGAACTGTTCGCCTCTGTGCGGGACATCGACGACGTGGTGGGTGTCATCGACAACACTGAAGCGGTCTGA